In Spinacia oleracea cultivar Varoflay chromosome 5, BTI_SOV_V1, whole genome shotgun sequence, a single window of DNA contains:
- the LOC130461826 gene encoding phosphopantothenoylcysteine decarboxylase subunit VHS3-like: protein MVESMLRYLHPEVFTNEVMLDIHDKVYTTLKSEYQPRQIEEEPLEDDFFQGRNTETDNYDIDDSDDAKGVEDGDDVSGSGEDDDDATEPGRDDEAAEDDDDATKPGRDDIAAEDDDDATGTGIDDDDDA, encoded by the exons ATGGTCGAGTCGATGTTAAGGTATCTGCACCCGGAAGTATTTACTAACGAAGTGATGCTCGACATTCATGATAAGGTATATACAACACTCAAATCGGAGTACCAACCCCGTCAAATTGAAGAAGAACCCCTTGAAGACGATTTCTTTCAAGGGCGCAACACTGAAACTGATAATTACG ATATTGATGACAGTGATGATGCAAAGGGTGTTGAGGATGGTGATGACGTTAGCGGAAGTGGAGAAGATGATGACGACGCTACCGAACCTGGAAGAGATGATGAAGCTGCAGAAGATGATGACGACGCTACGAAACCTGGAAGAGATGATATAGCTGcagaagatgatgatgacgCTACCGGAACTGGAATTGATGATGACGACGATGCATAA
- the LOC130461827 gene encoding protein FAR-RED IMPAIRED RESPONSE 1-like — protein MDKLFWCDGMSRNDYMEFGNVIAFDTTNKVNAYHKPLVVIVVVNHHRQSVVVSFSLVSHEKEETFKWILEQLTEAGDNIAPHTDLTDGDKAMTNAISFVFPKPVHRLYLWNLMRNVKGHSSKTFCSGFMKCMRSTQRCESMNSSMKTVFNQKIMLYKFVELYDQSVERYKVHKIRPRLPNEAHNSDYQRGPFRKAQYIVIHRAKLHKMYCCCMKLESVGIPCRHMFAVMKYGRMTEIPRGCILRRWTKYAKAGLSYGHTLDEFNEQTDTSFVGRFAYLNGLGIQICRLAARSYNGSLWLKNVLSKVLISLETRDEKAEGIPKKATLVGIGDPKVLQADMGLKKKDAKPQEKSNSSEKPKSIDLNQSQSTTPIVTSNIGLGEPSFLLGDLMPGTYTSGEASEAVDNYEVSQYKTEPTVFYWGPRQHW, from the exons ATGGATAAACTCTTTTGGTGTGATGGGATGTCCCGTAATGATTACATGGAATTTGGAAACGTCATTGCCTTTGACACCACAAACAAAGTAAATGCGTACCACAAGCCGCTTGTGGTGATTGTCGTCGTAAATCACCACAGGCAAAGTGTTGTTGTTTCTTTTTCTCTAGTTAGCCATGAAAAGGAGGAGACATTCAAGTGGATATTGGAGCAGTTGACCGAAGCAGGGGATAACATCGCTCCTCACACTGATTTGACTGACGGGGACAAGGCAATGACAAATGCAATATCATTTGTTTTCCCGAAGCCAGTACATAGGCTGTATTTGTGGAATTTAATGAGGAATGTAAAAGGACATAGCTCAAAAACGTTCTGCAGTGGTTTCATGAAAT GTATGAGAAGTACACAACGGTGTGAATCAATGAACAGCTCAATGAAGACAGTTTTTAACCAAAAAATCATGTTGTACAAATTTGTTGAATTGTATGATCAAAGTGTTGAAAGATATAAGGTTCACAAAATCAGGCCTCGACTACCAAACGAAGCACACAACTCCGATTATCAAAGGGGTCCTTTCAG GAAAGCACAATACATTGTAATACACAGGGCTAAGCTCCACAAGATGTATTGCTGCTGCATGAAGTTGGAATCTGTGGGCATACCATGTCGCCACATGTTTGCTGTAATGAAGTATGGACGCATGACCGAGATACCAAGGGGTTGTATACTTCGAAGATGGACAAAATATGCCAAGGCAGGCCTGTCTTATGGTCACACACTAGATGAATTTAATGAGCAGACTGATACTTCGTTCGTTGGTCGGTTTGCCTATTTAAATGGGTTGGGCATACAAATCTGCAGGTTGGCAGCTAGATCTTACAACGGGTCACTATGGTTAAAGAATGTTTTGTCAAAGGTATTGATTTCTCTGGAAACCCGTGATGAAAAAGCCGAGGGAATCCCAAAGAAAGCGACATTGGTCGGAATCGGTGATCCTAAAGTTTTGCAAGCCGACATGGGACTTAAAAAGAAAGACGCAAAGCCACAAGAGAAATCCAACAGTTCAGAGAAGCCGAAGTCCATTGACCTCAACCAGTCACAATCGACTACTCCGATTGTCACCTCTAACATTGGCCTTGGTGAGCCGTCTTTCCTTTTGGGGGATTTAATGCCAGGAACATATACCAGTGGTGAGGCTTCTGAAGCCGTCGACAACTATGAAGTTAGCCAATACAAAACAGAACCAACTGTTTTTTATTGGGGGCCAAGACAGCATTGGTAG